AGGAGCTCCCATTCTATATACGGATTCCGATGATGTCCATCGGTCACTGTATTTATCATAAACTGCTGTACCGCCGCTGAATACAAATATTTTATCGTAGTCCCTATCTGAAAAATGTTCTATGTATGGGTCGCACGAAGTGTCTAAATTGTATTCATTTTTTATCACGTTGATTATATCACCAAACATATCCTCGTTGTACGGAAAAACTAAATCTATTCTATCGTACAATTCAGATTTTTGTTGTGCTTTAAAAAATTCTTTAATACTATTGTACCTTTCCTGCGTAGAATCTTGGTTTATTCCTGCAATAATTAGATATGATGCATTAGATTTGCTCCCCATAAATACCGAACCATCATCCAAATAATGAGGCTCCCAACCTTCTTGATATTGTTCTTTCGGAGATTCTTCTTCCGGACCTTCAAAAGCATGACCGGTGGGATCAAATCTTTTTATTGGATTATTTAAACAGTACACATACCTGTTTAATCCCTGTGGGTTATACATTAAGTTTAACGTATTATCCGGCGTTATGAACTGACACAACATCGGGTCATAGTACCGCGCGTTGTAGTAATACAATCCGCTCGTATCGTCGAGGATTTGACCGGTGTACTTTCTTGCGTTGTCTTTTGTGCCAGTTGAAGAATTAGCATACGAGTTTCCGTAAGGCGTATAGTTGTTCGTACGCACTACTGTTCCTGAGGAATCGGTTATAAGATTTGTACTCCCAAGATGATCACCATGGAAATACTGGAGACCGTCTTTAGTGCTGTCTAGTGCTATTCTTTGTGTCCCTGCATAAATATATTTAATAGTATCCGTCGCCACGTTGTTTATATACACCTCTTCGTATATTGTACCAATATATACACGCTTTGTAGAGTTAGTCCCATCGTCTACTATCTGCTTTACGCGTTGACCCGTGTAGTCATACTCGTATTCCGTGACTTTTCCGTCTACTGTTACTACCTTTATCGGACGGTTGTCGTAGTCGTATTCTATCCACCTGTTGTTACAGATTAGCATGTTACCGTTCAAGTCTTTGAGTACGTGATCAGTGTATTCTCTTATCACGTTAACTATTGTCTGTGTATCCGTCATTGTTTCTACGTCAGAAACTAATGTCCTGCCAGTTGGTGTTTCAAACCAACTTGTTACTTCTTTCTCTGGTGAAACCGGCCATTCATACCCAGATTTTAACGTATAACTCGATGTCGCAACTATATCCGTTACTGCTTCTCCAACTGTTGCTTTCATGCTATAATTAGATGACCCGCTTATTTCCGCACTATTTCCTGAGAACTGATGTTCGGAATACTGAATTGATGTCAAAGGCGTAATTATCATAAACTGCGACGCTTCCGCCGGTTGTTCTTCTGACTCTTCACCGTGTTCATCTATAGCACGGACTGAAATAATAAACGAATTTGTTTCTGTTACATTCCAGCAATGCGATACCTCTACCGCAGTGCCGTTAGGAACATACTCGGTTTCTTCATATTCCTGATTTGGCTTACTGTCGCTCCAGTCCCAGTTTATCTTATACTTGATATTATCCCCGTTTGTGTCCCACGACTGGATTACTGTTATTGTACCTATAAATTTTATTCTATTGTTCACTTCAATGTTCCGTTGTTTATCATATTTTGCAAATATCCTTTAAAGGTTCTTATCGCTTGAATATCCAAATAATTATTAGAATCCATAAAACCACGACAACAGCATCCGTGAGATATCTGGTATCCCTATCTTCATTTTCAAACTGTTTAATTATTTGTTTATACCGATCATGCCTTAAAAAATAGATTGCTGATAGTGTAAATGATATAGCACCCGCAACTCCTGTCATCCAATAACTAACTTTGGGTAATGAACAGATTTTTGATATATCGTAAATTAAATGTGCAGTTGGATAGAAGATAAATAGAACTAATACTCCTGAGGCAGACAATTCTGGTTCCGGTGCCATTATTAATTTACTAAAACGATAAAACTTATAGTATAAGTAATGAATTAAAGTTTTCATTTCTTACCAATTTTTACCATACATTTGTTGGAACATATACATCGGGTCATTCAGATTATTAACAGTTTGTCCTATTCCTAACTTAATATTTGTCCATGCTTGTTCAATTTGATTCCCAAAAAATACATTTAATGGTAAACCAACATATGGAAAAAATATTCCTATTCCTGTAATAGCTAAATTTGTCTCAAGCCTTTCTTGAGTAATTTCACCTTTCATAAATCTTTGATAATCAACCCACGCACTAACACCAGTAAAACCATATCCAAACCTTGATGCGACTTTCCCAATTGTAGCCGTTTTTATGAAACTTTGAAACCCGCGGAGTCCTTTACCGGGATAATAAACAAATATTCTCTCACTTGCTCCGGGGTATTGCTGCCATGTGTTATATATGTTTTGATATCCCCGTGTTTGCAGAGTTT
This is a stretch of genomic DNA from Elusimicrobiota bacterium. It encodes these proteins:
- a CDS encoding RHS repeat-associated core domain-containing protein codes for the protein MNNRIKFIGTITVIQSWDTNGDNIKYKINWDWSDSKPNQEYEETEYVPNGTAVEVSHCWNVTETNSFIISVRAIDEHGEESEEQPAEASQFMIITPLTSIQYSEHQFSGNSAEISGSSNYSMKATVGEAVTDIVATSSYTLKSGYEWPVSPEKEVTSWFETPTGRTLVSDVETMTDTQTIVNVIREYTDHVLKDLNGNMLICNNRWIEYDYDNRPIKVVTVDGKVTEYEYDYTGQRVKQIVDDGTNSTKRVYIGTIYEEVYINNVATDTIKYIYAGTQRIALDSTKDGLQYFHGDHLGSTNLITDSSGTVVRTNNYTPYGNSYANSSTGTKDNARKYTGQILDDTSGLYYYNARYYDPMLCQFITPDNTLNLMYNPQGLNRYVYCLNNPIKRFDPTGHAFEGPEEESPKEQYQEGWEPHYLDDGSVFMGSKSNASYLIIAGINQDSTQERYNSIKEFFKAQQKSELYDRIDLVFPYNEDMFGDIINVIKNEYNLDTSCDPYIEHFSDRDYDKIFVFSGGTAVYDKYSDRWTSSESVYRMGAPFSEYYSNQGERNVIKGNMDYVTGFNGIGIGIPFGNGGSTVQGHSFEGYLQYMINKGILK